Genomic window (Juglans microcarpa x Juglans regia isolate MS1-56 chromosome 2S, Jm3101_v1.0, whole genome shotgun sequence):
CTGAGGCAAGCAACTCTACACCATGCACAAGTGAGCTTTGTGTTGTCTACATTGGAGCCAGTGCATAATTACTTatgattaaaaattaacatagatttccatattttttgatttaatgcttctaaaattttattgttgttAGACTGCAATGATGGGGTCGATTACCTTTCTATAATATACAATTTGCTATTGTGTTTCAGTTTTCCATTTAGTACCCATCTTCAGTAACATGTCTCTTTATTTTCATTACTTTTGCAGGTCACTGGGACATTATTGATACTATTTGCCTTGTCCCCTCAACTTGCACCTATTCTGGGCCTGCTAATACTTGCTGTGTCTGTTTTAGTTggtaaatattttcttttatgtttttagatTGTACTATGTTTTATGTTAGAAGCTATGTTTGTCCTACTTACCGATAAGCATGACAGCCTCCCCCCGCAGGtgccaggaaaaaaaaaaatctctttagaAGAAGTCCTTCAGTATTAGAATGATTTGCATAAACACGTTCAGTAACTACCAGCTTGGCTTAAGAATTCTTTCTACATCATTTTGGTGCTCTCTTTTGCTATCATAATGACATATTGCCATTGGAAATTTCTTAAGCTTgtcttttattcatattttactgccccccccccccccctcccaaaaaaaaaaaaaaaaaaacatattttgttaATGGCTGCTCATGCTTCCCTCTTTTCCCTTCTCCCTCCCCTTGTGGATGTGGTTACCTTCTTCTCATTATGTTCTAATTTGGAAATGGTTATCATTGCTTGTTTTGTGTTTCCTTTCCTTTAGCTGACTATTTTTGGTTTTATCAAGCTGTGTACAAGAGATCAACTGTGCCTGTTTTTAAAGCTCATGGGTTGGCCCAGGCATCCATATCTGATTGTGTGACAGAAACATTTTCTGCCATTCGTACTGTAAGTTCTTAAAATTCTCTGCCAAATTTCTTTCTCTCGCACCTGCGGATGAATTGTGATGAAATTTGCTACAGGTCAGATCCTTTGGTGGTGAAAAGCATCAAATGTCAATTTTCGGTAGACAGGTAAGGTCATTTAAACACTAGTAGCTGTTGTCACGGAGACATGAAAGCTTCTTCATTGTGCTTAGCATTAATTTTATGGACCTTGGCAGGTTCTGTCTTATCAGGCTAGTGGCATAAAGCTTGGGGCTTTTAAATCCGTAAATGAATCTGTGACAAGAATTGCCGTTTACATTTCTCTAATGGCCTTATATTTTCTTGGAGGAAGCAAAGTGAAAGCGGTAAGCACTCCTAACTCATGACAACTTTTGTCTTAGCACTTTAAATAGCTACTACAATTTTCCCTTGTGTTATTTACAATATCACCTTTTGAATATAGTAACTATATTTTGTCAAAACTTAGTATCTTATAGTTTTTTGTTGGAAGTAGTTTTCTGCCTTAATGCTTTTCCAAAAAGAACTCCAATTAAAGAGAGATGTATTTCAATCTCCCGAAATATTTCTACCTTGTTTTATGTTTCTCACTTTCTAGGCTGAGAATTatggattttgtatttgaggAGCTCTCATGGTCCTCTTGTTTTGTGGTTTCCCTTCGTGGTAGTTTCTGTGTTCCTAGCcattttgaatctttgatgtTTGCTTACTCTGTATACATTAAATTAGGTAGTATCACatatgaaaatagaaatttccttttcaattatTCTATGCTAATGGATGccttcttttcaatttttcaaaaaaaaaattgtgccaTACTGATTCACTAACTACGAACCTTTTTGCTTTGCAGCAATTCTGGTTAAGGCTTTACCACATACTCTTAATCCATATTCGATCTTgcattgttttcatttttatatcaattcCTGATTCTACCAGTCCAAAAGCCaaggttttttttcctttttaatcaTACACATTTTCTGCTTACAGGGTGAACTTTCTGTCGGAACCGTGGCTTCTTTTATTGGATACACATTCACGTTAACATTTGCAGTGAGTTCTTTGGTGCTTCTTGCATACTCATGATATTCTCCTCCCCTTGGTCCTGTCTTATAGATGTGTCTTTCAGGTTCAAGGGCTGGTGAACACACTTAGCGATCTTCGTGGAACTTTTGCTGCTGTTGAGAGAATTAACTCTGTTTTGTCTGAGGTTGAAATTGATGAGGCCCTTGCATATGGtttagaaagagaaatccaGCATAAAGAAGTGCATGATGACAGTTATAAATTATTCCTCATAAACGGTTATGATGAGAACATCTTCTCTAAGAATATGCATTATATGTCAGCCCTGAAATCATCTAGCAAAGTGTCTAGCTTAGCTTGGTCTGGTGATGTTGTTCTTGAAGGTATGGATCATGcagttttattcattttgttgaggtgtacTGACTACCTGATTTGCCTTATCTTCTGCTTTTTAATTGCAATTgcatcattgattttttttattggcacccgAGTGTTCaagaacagcgtcccgactaatcccgggagtGCACAAGCCCTTAGCAAGGAGTTTTCTGCAAGTACACCtggggtaattcaagggaaaatctCTCAGTTTGAtgacccctagagattgtttgcacccaggGGGATATGAACCTCATGGCAATTTATACCCCCCAATATCCACATATTATCCTTTTTAAGAACTGCTAAGTCTATTCTATGAAATGATATGCCTGGTTTCCACTTGTTATAGAGTTCTAACTATAAGATCCTGATCGTTAGTCCTTAAAAACAAAAGATCCTGACCAGTAGAGTTTAGAGAAAATTGACCTtgggaatataatttttacgtGCTATGTCATACCGCTTTGTGATTCTCTGGTCTCTCCTTAAATCTTTCACTTTTTCCCCTCATTTTGTCAAGAATGTGTTTTCCATAAATCCCTTGTTAGCTGGCTATATTATGGGACAGTATACTAAATCTTGTTCTTTgcattcaataaatttatacacagtttgttacttataaaaaaaaacatttatatacAGTTTGTTCCAGTCGGAATATGAATGCCCTCGTTTTGATCTCCAGATGTCCACTTCTCTTATCCTTTGAGACCCGATGTGGAAATACTGAATGGTCTACGTTTAACTCTAAAATGTGGAACCGTAACAGCTCTTGTGGGCCCAAGTGGTGCAGGCAAAAGTACAGTAGTACAGCTATTGGCACGTTTCTAtgaggtttttttaatatactttgTTTCATTTAGCTCTCTATTTGTTAAATGGAAACATTTGCTTGTCGTGGATTGTGGAGAATCATGTGCATTGTGTACCTTTTGCAGCCAACCAGAGGTCGTATAACAGTTGCTGGAGAAGATGTTCGAACATTTGACAAGAGTGAGTGGGCACGGGTTGTTTCCATAGTGAATCAGGTCTCTTCTTGGGTCTCCACACGTCTGCTAAAAGCATCACACACAAATGTTACATACTTTTGAAGTCAATTCTCATTGCTTCTCAGCATAGGCATGTTTCTATTTCTCAGTAAATTTGAGATACAGCTTGACCATAGTTTCTATGGGTTACATCTTGGTCTAGGTCTAAACCATGTTTTTGGTACCCAGCTTACCTTGGATTGGTTTTGGGTTGCCGATATGGGATCTAATAGCAGACCATGTTCTATGCTGTTTGCAAGTATTCAGATTAATTATAACTATCTATAAGCTGATATGTAAGCGAGCCAGTTTTTACTTACTAACAAGCTGGAGGTAAACTGTTAAAATTGGGATAGGCTGGGAGTCTGATAAGGTTAGTCTCGACCCTTTCCTTTTGATCTGCACTGATTGAGTTGGATTTTTGgatgtttggttttgtttgtgcTTTTAACGTCAAAGCAACCAACCTGCAACCAAATTTCACAGACGCTGAGAAGCACTAAGCATAGTGATTATTTCTCACTGTATTGTTGCCTCTATCCAAAGTTTATAAGTAAGATGATGCAGGAACCGGTTCTTTTTTCGGTATCTGTTGGAGAAAATATTGCATATGGGCTTCCAGACGAAGATGTATCTAAAGATGATGTGATAAAGGCAGCCAAAGCAGCAAATGCTCATGAATTCATAATTTCACTGCCGCAGGTTAATTGTCTTCTTAGTACTCAAATGTTCCTACCCCGCTAGTTTGTTGTTTCTGAATGTTTATTTACTCAAAGGGTTATGACACACTTGTTGGTGAGCGTGGAGGACTACTGAGTGGAGGCCAGAGGCAGGTATGGTTCtgtggtggagagagagagagagagagagagagagagagaggtgtttgACTCTTCCTGTTCTGATCTGCAGAGAATTGCTATTGCTAGAGCTCTGCTTAAGAATGCCCCCATTCTAATACTTGATGAGGTAATGATTTTTTATTGCTTCTCTCTACATCTGTATTTCTTCCCCGAGTTTTGGTCACCATAACAAATGACACTTCCCAGTTCCCCCCATCCTGATGTTAGAATGCATAATATTTATGATATCTTTCAATGCAGGCTACCAGTGCATTGGATGCAATCAGTGAGCGCTTGGTCCAGGATGCATTGAACCATCTGATGAAGGACAGGACAACATTGGTGATTGCTCACCGATTAAGCACAGTTCAGAATGCCCATCAAATCGCGCTTTGTTCTGACGGGAGGGTCGCAGAACTCGGGACACACTTTGAATTATTGGCTAGAAAGGGTCAATATGCTTCATTGGTCGGCACTCAAAGGCTGGCATTTGAGTGATATTAAAATTGCTAGAGTTTTCATTTGTTCTGAACAAACGCCAAGTTGGTATGCGTATGAGGTGCGGCATTGGAGAGTATTGCCTCACCCACATTTACTTCCCTTCTAAATCTTTTTCATTCATACCATTCAGTAAAGTGTACGAGGCCAAGAAGTTGCCAGATATTATAGTCGAGCTGGCGACTCCAAAACAGCTGGAAAACCTTTGTAAATTTACTGATAAAAGTTGATATAACATAACACCTTTCGATCAACTGGAATAGTCAAGCTAAAccgttcataaaaaaaaaaaaaaaaaaaaaaaaagaaaaaaaaggtactGCTATATctataaatgaattatacaaaaataatctcacaaattaatatggttttatctgatccgttagatctactttatttATCATCTGACGAATTAtatcaaaccacatcagtttgtaggattatttttgtgtaatcccttTTGGCTCTGAGTATTTtccaaactaaaaatattaactatgcCTCATCTCTTATTTAGTATGCTTTTGGCAATGGTAAAAgctgttgttttgaaatcttaaGAAGAATTAGAAAGGGAGATTACAGCATTAAGATTAGCAAGACATTCAGTAGGAAGTCCAAGGAAGGTGTTCATTAGGAAATCATCAATGGGATGAACAGTTGCCACCCCAACTAATCTGCAATTCCCTTCTTTATCCAATCTCTTTCCTCTTCCAGTTCTGATGGTTCCATTTGACTCCTCAGATGTCAAAACTGTCTTCACCAGTAGTGGAGGAGCTCTATAAATACTCCCAACAGAAAACCAGAATTTGGCCATGAATTCAAGATCAACCTGCATGAACAATAGCTGCAAATATTAAATCAGGTGGTCAAGGAATCAAATCCAAGAGAAGCTAACTCATAACAATGCTAGAGCAATTATAAATCTTTTTCACACTCAGGTAAGACACTTTTTTCATTGCTCTACAAAAACATGGATTCCTACTTTTTCTACTAACTTTCTCATCTTTAAGGCTATTTGGTGCCGATACCATCGAACAGGAAGGCATCTCAAAGCTATTTCTGTCTACAAAGAGATGTTGAAATAGTAAGAGTACTGGcataactcattttaatttaccTTGCCAGATTCTGGGTAAATGCTCCCTTGAAAGAGTTCTGGGACAATATCAATCTTCAGAAATGGTGGTAATGGTAATCCCAAGAACCTAGTCGTTGCACCTGTCAATGGTGGTATATACAGTGTTTTGATGTCAAACGAAACTGAAATTTCATTATTCAACGGATCACTATCAAGGACCTTTGAACCAGACCCAGTCCCTATTCCACCTTCAGCATCGTATTCAAAATCAGGATATCTTGAAATGCCAAGCTTGCATGCTCCAAGAGTCTTGAACTTAACACCATAGGCATTACTTTTCAGGACTTGGGTTTTGGTGGCTGCGGTGCTGGAAACAACTTCTCTTTGTTCTTGGCTGTTGGAAGAGGAAGACAAGGTGGTAGTTTTTGATCCAACCTTTGGTTTTATTGATGAACTAAATCTGCAAACGACTGGAGGGTTTGAggagtttattattttacacGCCATTTCTGCGAGACGTACTGTTCTGAATTCAATGACCTAAAAGAAGATGAACTGGGATCCTGGAGTTCTTGTGATAAGGAAGTGCACGTGGAATAACCCAGCACAagtctttctttttgtcatgGAACTGGCTACATATCAAAAATACGCGGCTGGCTTGTTATATTGAATTACAACCTcatcttttttatattgtaaagtCTTACTATGGTTACCCACCATTGCATCATAATTTGCGTGCCCTAAATTCCTGAATATGGTGACATTGGAGAATTCGAAAAATCCATCCTAGTACAgacataatgtttttttttagtaaacttTATTGAAATAGATTGAAACTAGGTAATGCTTAAGTGCGAGGGAAGTATATAAGTGAGACACCTAGTTATAGTCTAGTAAactggaaagaagaaaaaaatttatgaacatTCTCACCTTTCaatacaataacaaaaaatcactataaaagagagaaaacaaataaatttcagattttcctCGCTGCACATGCAGCGGGCCCCGGCCcccaataaatatatttattatttatatatatatataaaaatatatttatattttataaattatatatataaatatatattacaatttgttagatttgttCACAAGAGTGTTAAACTTATTCACAAAATTGTACATATATTGGATTGGTCTCTAAGGCCAACTTTTATATAGGAGATTAAAACAATACAATAGTCTTATTTAAGACCCAATAGGTGGGGCGGATGAGATGTCCAACCCTGCCCCCAGGGGCGGGGTGCAGGGAAGGGATGACCTCGACCCCGACCCCCCATATGATGCTATCACCTCTACTGCACACTCTTTATTGTTAAAGCACTTATAATTCATTTCTAACCATAAACACCACTTAAGCACAAAGGTATCATTCGCCACACTGCTGCTAGTTGAGCGTTATTATGCCTCCTATTCTAGCACACTAGTAGTTTTAACACACTCTTAGGCATTATCCAACTTAGCCTAGCTCTACTAAGAATACAATGCATAACTtcttagccacctcacaatctAAGAGCAACTGACCTATCGATTCCTCATTcattttacacatgtagcaccataCCACACTTTCATAGATTATCAACTGTCAAAATCTTCTCAAGTGCAATTGTCTAAGAAAAAACACAACTTTAAATGGCACTAAAACCGTCCAAATGCACTGAAAGAATGTGAGTTGTTGAAATGTCAAGGCCCTGtaaaaagatttaatagaaAACTTTTTTCTTCCAGTAGGAATCCACAACATACAATCACCCCCATTGCCTCCTAATTTTGTTGAATacaagtaattataaaaatttatcaacttttcaagttcccaatcctgaGCTTTTCTAGTAGAAGTGACATTCCAAGTTATCGTCTCATTTGCATGACTCAGCAATTCTAAAACTGCAGTTTGCTAATTGCCAGCCAAGTTAAATATAATTGGAAAAACAGTGGAAAGATGGCTCTTCCCACTCCAAACAAAGAACCAAAAACTAGTTCTTACTCCATCACACACTTCAAacttaatatgtttttcaaagtgttccactcttttttaataaattttcataGGCTTACTCTATAAGACCTCTTACCCTCCTTAGAATACCATCCCCCCTCACACTACTATACTTGtgatcaataacctctctccacaaCGAGTTCTTTTCTATTTGATACCTTCACAACCACTTTACTAAGAGTGCCTTGTTAAAAATGCTCAAAATTTACACCCCTCATCCATCATTCGCAATCGGATAACTTACCATTTGCCAACTAATTACTaggtaaaatttaatttccttCCCTATGCCACTTCACAAGaaagctctaaacaacttttcGATTCGGTTTACACACCCACCGGTaatggaaagagagaaagatagtAAATGAAAATGTTGGAGAGGGTGCTTTTGATAAGTGTTAATCTCCATTCTTTTGATAGATATAGTATTTCTACCCCGTtaatcttttttcaattttttctaccACTCCATTTCAAATACTCTTTATTTTGAGTGACACCTAAAGAGAagtccaaaatatttcataagaagaaaatcaattttacaGTCCAATAACTCTACTggtgaagaaaaattttgtatgtCAAAGTGAGCAagactaattattttaatgtcaCATCCACGTTAACGGGTCTAACCGGACACACACATAATGTTATGAACCTAAAATAATGTAcaacataatataatatcttaaaataatcaaatgtaaaacaaaaaatttgataaaagaaaatttacaaactattttacgcATCTTTTCCAACAAAACTTCTCGGTCTCACACGTCTTAGATGTAATTATGGGTTTTTGATCATTCGAGATTAGTGATGGGATTTTGGACAGAAATAAATGAATGTGTCCCCCCACTAGCCCTTCTACACTCATTGTGGCATGCCCACAAAGCAGGTCCATTTGCAGgctttatatttctttattatttctagAAACAAAACTCACTCGagaattaacataaaaaataactcataaaaaaataaaatttatcttctaattaaaaattatatcacGTCGATGATATGTAgtataaatgaattaaaatagaattattctttagggaataaaagaaatgaaaattaaacaataaataagGATAACAGCATAATTCAGGGAAAAAAATGTAGTTGCGAAGTATTAAAATATGAAACTTGGAAAAATTCATATCGCAAAGAACAAACTTTATACACAAGGAAAGAGTCCATTAGCCACAACTTGTTACACTAACATACTGGTGAGAAGAAAAACCTAATAGTAACCCTTCGAATCAAAAGACAACATCCAAACCACCACTCCTAGAAACAAAACTCACTCGAGAAGTAACACAAGATTTCAGTAACAAGGGCACAAACACAATATCACACACCAATACAAGACTTCTCTTGGGTATGCCATTTCCTTCACAATCTTAATACCTCATCAAAGCAATTAGTTTAATGCAGTCGGCCAGTCCATATTTTCAACATACGAGAGAAGACCTAAGGGACGTAGGAAGATGTGTGCATGATGACCAACGGATGACTGATTCAGTCACCATGAGATCAAGTTGCTCGCGGTCACCAAGTCCAATTGTATGGTTCCTCTTGCTATGGGTGCATAAGGTTCTAGACTCGATCATTCCTCCTACCCTTTTTTCGTTTGCCTCATGCCTCAAGCAAATAGTAGAATCTGGTAACAAAAGCAGCTTGCCCAGGCTTCCCTCTACATATTATGgcaaaaaaagaattatagatGGAAGTGTTATGAGATGTTATCAACAGTAAGAAGATTCAAAACTCGAGTACCTTCTTGGAATGGATCCACTCTGGACATGCTAGCTGAAAACTCCAATGCACAACTGCCATGTTCAATTGCAGAACCAGGGCTGAAGAATGCAAAACTTGGCATTGAGGGAACAGGGGAAGAGAATTCCAGCGCATTAGAATCGCCATTGCTACAGAAGGAAAACCCACCAGCTGCAGGGCAAGGTGTTGATGGTTCCGCtaggaaagaagagaaagatgaTCTGCATGTGAATGTAGGTGATTCAGCCTCACATGCAATAGGTGATCCAGTGCCAAAGCTGACGTCCAGATTCCTGGACATAAATGAGGTAGAGAACGAGCCACCAGCTACACCCCTCTctccacaatttttattttcccacCCATTTACTTCTTTAGGTCCATTGTCCTTCATCCAGGGATGCTCTATAAAAGAAGAGTAATGTAGGTTATATTTctagcacagagagagagagagtaacagCAAGGTCTCATCCATATCTTGAGATGTATAATGTTAAGCAAAAGGTCATTTAGCATTCATCAATACTTC
Coding sequences:
- the LOC121252480 gene encoding ABC transporter B family member 28 isoform X2, which codes for MSTIRAQIFRRMLIQKVEFFDRYKVGELTGLLTSDLGYLKDVVSENVSRDRGFRALSEVTGTLLILFALSPQLAPILGLLILAVSVLVAVYKRSTVPVFKAHGLAQASISDCVTETFSAIRTVRSFGGEKHQMSIFGRQVLSYQASGIKLGAFKSVNESVTRIAVYISLMALYFLGGSKVKAGELSVGTVASFIGYTFTLTFAVQGLVNTLSDLRGTFAAVERINSVLSEVEIDEALAYGLEREIQHKEVHDDSYKLFLINGYDENIFSKNMHYMSALKSSSKVSSLAWSGDVVLEDVHFSYPLRPDVEILNGLRLTLKCGTVTALVGPSGAGKSTVVQLLARFYEPTRGRITVAGEDVRTFDKSEWARVVSIVNQEPVLFSVSVGENIAYGLPDEDVSKDDVIKAAKAANAHEFIISLPQGYDTLVGERGGLLSGGQRQRIAIARALLKNAPILILDEATSALDAISERLVQDALNHLMKDRTTLVIAHRLSTVQNAHQIALCSDGRVAELGTHFELLARKGQYASLVGTQRLAFE
- the LOC121251386 gene encoding uncharacterized protein LOC121251386 isoform X1; translated protein: MACKIINSSNPPVVCRFSSSIKPKVGSKTTTLSSSSNSQEQREVVSSTAATKTQVLKSNAYGVKFKTLGACKLGISRYPDFEYDAEGGIGTGSGSKVLDSDPLNNEISVSFDIKTLYIPPLTGATTRFLGLPLPPFLKIDIVPELFQGSIYPESGKLLFMQVDLEFMAKFWFSVGSIYRAPPLLVKTVLTSEESNGTIRTGRGKRLDKEGNCRLVGVATVHPIDDFLMNTFLGLPTECLANLNAVISLSNSS
- the LOC121252480 gene encoding ABC transporter B family member 28 isoform X1 gives rise to the protein MASATLLFSPIHYPTRVRTDKSRLSFSFLPLPFQSHPFPPLPLGSITAPAKTRGSVSLAYVSGPASDPNVTESGPRVDQQDSRPGPEKVRPARAISWGLLWSLLGAHKLRLAISALTLLGCTTCTLSMPIFTGRFFEVLIGARPEPLWKLLGKVGLSYALEPILTVIFVTNLNTVWEKVMSTIRAQIFRRMLIQKVEFFDRYKVGELTGLLTSDLGYLKDVVSENVSRDRGFRALSEVTGTLLILFALSPQLAPILGLLILAVSVLVAVYKRSTVPVFKAHGLAQASISDCVTETFSAIRTVRSFGGEKHQMSIFGRQVLSYQASGIKLGAFKSVNESVTRIAVYISLMALYFLGGSKVKAGELSVGTVASFIGYTFTLTFAVQGLVNTLSDLRGTFAAVERINSVLSEVEIDEALAYGLEREIQHKEVHDDSYKLFLINGYDENIFSKNMHYMSALKSSSKVSSLAWSGDVVLEDVHFSYPLRPDVEILNGLRLTLKCGTVTALVGPSGAGKSTVVQLLARFYEPTRGRITVAGEDVRTFDKSEWARVVSIVNQEPVLFSVSVGENIAYGLPDEDVSKDDVIKAAKAANAHEFIISLPQGYDTLVGERGGLLSGGQRQRIAIARALLKNAPILILDEATSALDAISERLVQDALNHLMKDRTTLVIAHRLSTVQNAHQIALCSDGRVAELGTHFELLARKGQYASLVGTQRLAFE
- the LOC121251386 gene encoding uncharacterized protein LOC121251386 isoform X2, encoding MACKIINSSNPPVVCRFSSSIKPKVGSKTTTLSSSSNSQEQREVVSSTAATKTQVLKSNAYGVKFKTLGACKLGISRYPDFEYDAEGGIGTGSGSKVLDSDPLNNEISVSFDIKTLYIPPLTGATTRFLGLPLPPFLKIDIVPELFQGSIYPESGKVDLEFMAKFWFSVGSIYRAPPLLVKTVLTSEESNGTIRTGRGKRLDKEGNCRLVGVATVHPIDDFLMNTFLGLPTECLANLNAVISLSNSS